A single genomic interval of Cucumis sativus cultivar 9930 chromosome 7, Cucumber_9930_V3, whole genome shotgun sequence harbors:
- the LOC101219664 gene encoding atlastin-1 isoform X2, with the protein MIDGVNTSVFYLDTEGFESVGKSNVYDDRIFALATVLSSVLIYNLPETIREADISRLSFAVELAEEFYGRVKGQDVAFEPAKLLWLIQRDFLQGKTVQEMVNEALRHVPNNEGDKNIDLVNQIRDSLAIMGDNSTAFSLPQPHLQRTKLCDMKDGELEPTYVAKREELKELVTSIIRPKIVQGKSLNGKEFVSFLEQILEALNKGEIPSTGSLVEVFNKGILERCLKIYSDRMAKVPLPITEQSLDNAHETHRAEAMRAFDEQHFGRHHARKSVTQLDQEIDKVHSNVILANRYQSSKLCEALYMKCEDEMDHLQALRLPSMAKFNAGFLQCNQSFEEECVGPSKENYEQRMSKMLGKSRSLFIKEYNHRLYNWLVAFSLGMVIVGRFVLKFFLVEIGAWLLFIFLEIYTRMFWSAETLYYSPVWHFVVATWETIVYSPILDLDRWAIPIGVLAAVLVVYWRCCGRRKYGSHWLLPLYNNPKNGSQRPRSD; encoded by the exons ATGATTGATGGAGTCAATACTTCTGTTTTTTACCTTGATACAGAGGGATTTGAAAGTGTTGGAAAGTCAAATGTATATGATGATCG AATCTTTGCTTTGGCAACTGTTCTGAGTTCCGTGCTTATCTACAACCTACCTGAGACT ATTCGTGAAGCTGATATTTCTCGATTGTCGTTTGCTGTTGAGCTTGCTGAAGAATTTTATGGGAG AGTGAAG GGACAAGATGTTGCCTTTGAGCCTGCTAAGCTGCTATGGCTTATTCAGCGTGATTTTCTAC AAGGAAAAACTGTTCAAGAAATGGTGAATGAAGCTCTAAGACATGTGCCTAATAACGAAG GAGACAAAAACATTGATCTG GTAAACCAAATTCGAGATTCTTTGGCTATTATGGGAGATAATAGTACAGCCTTCAGTTTACCACAA CCTCATCTCCAAAGAACCAAGCTTTGTGATATGAAAGATGGTGAGCTGGAGCCAACATATGTTGCAAAGAGAGAAGAGTTGAAAGAGCTTGTTACGAGCATTATCCGTCCAAAAATTGTGCAGGGAAAATCTTTGAATGGAAAGgaatttgtatctttcttGGAACAG ATTCTTGAAGCATTGAACAAAGGGGAAATTCCATCTACCGGGTCTCTTGTTGAGGTTTTCAACAAGGGTATTCTTGAGCGATGCTTGAAAATATACAGCGACAGAATGGCAAAGGTGCCTTTACCTATTACAGAGCAATCTCTTGATAATGCCCATGAAACCCATCGAGCAGAGGCAATGCGAGCTTTTGATGAACAACATTTTGGGCGTCACCATGCAAGGAAGTCGGTCACACAACTTGATCAAGAAATAGACAAG GTACATAGTAACGTTATATTGGCAAATCGGTACCAATCCTCAAAGCTCTGTGAGGCACTTTATATGAAGTGTGAAGACGAAATGGACCACCTTCAAGCTCTAAGGCTTCCGTCAATGGCAAAATTCAATGCTGGTTTTCTGCAATGCAATCAAAGTTTTGAGGAAGAGTGTGTTGGACcatcaaaagaaaactatgAGCAACGCATGTCAAAG ATGTTAGGAAAGTCACGATCTCTCTTTATCAAGGAATACAATCACAGGCTTTACAATTGGTTGGTGGCCTTTTCTCTTGGCATGGTGATCGTGGGAAGGTTTGTTTTAAAGTTCTTTCTAGTTGAAATTGGGGCATGGCTGCTCTTCATTTTTCTGGAGATATATACAAGGATGTTTTGGTCAGCCGAGACTCTTTACTACAGCCCCGTTTGGCATTTTGTTGTAGCCACCTGGGAAACAATAGTTTATAGCCCCATCCTTGATTTAGACAG ATGGGCAATTCCCATTGGTGTCTTGGCTGCTGTTTTGGTTGTGTATTGGAGGTGTTGtgggagaagaaaatatggtTCTCATTGGCTTTTACCATTATACAACAATCCCAAAAATGGTTCACAAAGACCAAGATCAGATTGA
- the LOC101220379 gene encoding light-inducible protein CPRF2 — protein MHTFFSSEDLSDNSFWPPQPAPSSSPPSHSPFRSPDPSLTMNRSASEWAFERFLEEVSALPVNSCPSTTSDRVAVSPVDVASPASQSSTSKRDEVDDEIVEIKKADCDHDRSHPIPPSDPSKMVRSSSERYRVFLKTQLDMACAAVALSRAASLEPQGPVQPTDHRGQTSNAFQFGMQAPGQGSDRGTSTKESEVSGSPLGIPSLPAMPKKLGVQPAQTTSGSSRDESDDDDLEGDIENIENMDPADARRARRMLSNRESARRSRRRKQAHLNELETQVGQLRVEHSTLLKRLTDVNQKYDDAAVDNRILKADIETLRAKVKMAEETVKRVTGVNPLLVAMSQTQMPFVNGNQMPMQSNTQFFHQNMSAFANSPPNHQNLEVPVPPNPPTIQHVGRSHNDVATEMTDLPSVHIDHVQKQPMHAPMSGWDAEPSHATPNHKKN, from the exons ATGCATACTTTCTTCTCATCGGAAGACCTCTCCGATAACTCCTTCTGGCCGCCACAGCCGGCGCCGTCATCTTCGCCGCCGTCTCATTCTCCTTTTCGGTCGCCGGATCCTTCTTTGACGATGAACAGAAGCGCTTCTGAGTGGGCCTTCGAGAGGTTTCTCGAGGAAGTTTCGGCGTTGCCTGTCAATAGTTGCCCTTCGACTACTTCCGATCGCGTCGCGGTTTCTCCCGTTGATGTCGCATCTCCTGCTTCTCAATCTTCAACGTCCAAGCGTGATGAAGTCGATGATGAGATTGTGGAGATCAAGAAGGCGGATTGTGATCATGATCGTTCTCATCCAATTCCGCCTTCGGATCCGTCGAAAATGGTTCGGAGTAGTTCTGAACGATATCGTGTGTTTTTGAAGACTCAGCTTGACATGGCTTGCGCTGCTGTGGCTCTTTCGCGG GCTGCTTCTTTGGAGCCCCAAGGTCCAGTCCAGCCAACCGATCACCGGGGGCAGACATCGAATGCTTTCCAATTTGGCATGCAAGCTCCGGGCCAAG GTTCTGATCGTGGCACTTCAACCAAAGAAAGTGAGGTTTCTGGTAGTCCCCTTGGGATTCCATCCTTACCTGCAATGCCTAAGAAGTTAGGGGTACAACCTGCTCAAACAACAAGTGGATCATCCAGAGATGAGTCTGACGATGATGATCTTGAAGGAGACATTGAAAATATTGAGAATATGGATCCTGCTGATGCAAGACGCGCTAGGAg GATGTTGTCAAATAGAGAATCAGCAAGACGCTCCAGACGAAGAAAACAAGCACACTTGAATGAACTTGAGACACAG GTTGGTCAACTTAGGGTTGAACACTCTACTTTGTTAAAGCGTCTCACAGATGTAAATCAAAAGTACGACGATGCTGCTGTTGACAACAGAATTTTGAAAGCTGATATCGAGACTCTAAGAGCGAAG GTGAAAATGGCTGAAGAAACAGTGAAAAGAGTGACAGGAGTGAATCCACTGCTTGTTGCAATGTCTCAGACCCAAATGCCATTTGTCAATGGCAACCAAATGCCTATGCAATCGAACACTCAATTCTTCCATCAAAACATGTCTGCATTTGCAAACAGTCCCCCAAATCACCAGAATTTGGAAGTTCCCGTGCCACCTAATCCTCCTACCATTCAACATGTTGGGAGATCACACAATGACGTGGCAACCGAAATGACTGATTTGCCCTCTGTCCATATAGATCACGTGCAGAAGCAACCCATGCACGCCCCAATGTCAGGTTGGGATGCAGAACCTTCACATGCAACCCCGAACCACAAGAAGAATTGA
- the LOC101219664 gene encoding guanylate-binding protein 5 isoform X1, whose amino-acid sequence MVRNSFFPAFFCFAFGRLLTRGCLEMRISSRVFVFFIVCAIPWRILAIENFQQAFPIVEPDPGHTKLRLSREGLEAIEKITNPIAAVAVIGPYRSGKSFLLNQLLSLSCYEGFGVGHLRDTKTKGIWVWGTPLELMIDGVNTSVFYLDTEGFESVGKSNVYDDRIFALATVLSSVLIYNLPETIREADISRLSFAVELAEEFYGRVKGQDVAFEPAKLLWLIQRDFLQGKTVQEMVNEALRHVPNNEGDKNIDLVNQIRDSLAIMGDNSTAFSLPQPHLQRTKLCDMKDGELEPTYVAKREELKELVTSIIRPKIVQGKSLNGKEFVSFLEQILEALNKGEIPSTGSLVEVFNKGILERCLKIYSDRMAKVPLPITEQSLDNAHETHRAEAMRAFDEQHFGRHHARKSVTQLDQEIDKVHSNVILANRYQSSKLCEALYMKCEDEMDHLQALRLPSMAKFNAGFLQCNQSFEEECVGPSKENYEQRMSKMLGKSRSLFIKEYNHRLYNWLVAFSLGMVIVGRFVLKFFLVEIGAWLLFIFLEIYTRMFWSAETLYYSPVWHFVVATWETIVYSPILDLDRWAIPIGVLAAVLVVYWRCCGRRKYGSHWLLPLYNNPKNGSQRPRSD is encoded by the exons ATGGTGCGTAATTCATTCTTCCCCGCCTTCTTCTGCTTTGCATTTGGAAGATTACTGACGAGGGGTTGTTTAGAAATGAGAATTTCATCaagggtttttgttttttttattgtctgCGCCATTCCATGGAGGATTCTCGCAATTGAAAATTTCCAGCAAGC ATTTCCCATTGTAGAACCTGATCCTGGCCATACAAAACTTCGTCTATCTAGAGAAGGTTTAGAGgctattgaaaaaataacaaatccaATTGCAGCTGTTGCG GTCATTGGGCCATACCGATCTGGGAAATCTTTCTTGCTTAACCaacttctctctctttcttgcTATGAAG GGTTTGGTGTAGGACACCTGCGTGACACCAAAACAAAAG GGATCTGGGTGTGGGGTACTCCTTTGGAGTTGATGATTGATGGAGTCAATACTTCTGTTTTTTACCTTGATACAGAGGGATTTGAAAGTGTTGGAAAGTCAAATGTATATGATGATCG AATCTTTGCTTTGGCAACTGTTCTGAGTTCCGTGCTTATCTACAACCTACCTGAGACT ATTCGTGAAGCTGATATTTCTCGATTGTCGTTTGCTGTTGAGCTTGCTGAAGAATTTTATGGGAG AGTGAAG GGACAAGATGTTGCCTTTGAGCCTGCTAAGCTGCTATGGCTTATTCAGCGTGATTTTCTAC AAGGAAAAACTGTTCAAGAAATGGTGAATGAAGCTCTAAGACATGTGCCTAATAACGAAG GAGACAAAAACATTGATCTG GTAAACCAAATTCGAGATTCTTTGGCTATTATGGGAGATAATAGTACAGCCTTCAGTTTACCACAA CCTCATCTCCAAAGAACCAAGCTTTGTGATATGAAAGATGGTGAGCTGGAGCCAACATATGTTGCAAAGAGAGAAGAGTTGAAAGAGCTTGTTACGAGCATTATCCGTCCAAAAATTGTGCAGGGAAAATCTTTGAATGGAAAGgaatttgtatctttcttGGAACAG ATTCTTGAAGCATTGAACAAAGGGGAAATTCCATCTACCGGGTCTCTTGTTGAGGTTTTCAACAAGGGTATTCTTGAGCGATGCTTGAAAATATACAGCGACAGAATGGCAAAGGTGCCTTTACCTATTACAGAGCAATCTCTTGATAATGCCCATGAAACCCATCGAGCAGAGGCAATGCGAGCTTTTGATGAACAACATTTTGGGCGTCACCATGCAAGGAAGTCGGTCACACAACTTGATCAAGAAATAGACAAG GTACATAGTAACGTTATATTGGCAAATCGGTACCAATCCTCAAAGCTCTGTGAGGCACTTTATATGAAGTGTGAAGACGAAATGGACCACCTTCAAGCTCTAAGGCTTCCGTCAATGGCAAAATTCAATGCTGGTTTTCTGCAATGCAATCAAAGTTTTGAGGAAGAGTGTGTTGGACcatcaaaagaaaactatgAGCAACGCATGTCAAAG ATGTTAGGAAAGTCACGATCTCTCTTTATCAAGGAATACAATCACAGGCTTTACAATTGGTTGGTGGCCTTTTCTCTTGGCATGGTGATCGTGGGAAGGTTTGTTTTAAAGTTCTTTCTAGTTGAAATTGGGGCATGGCTGCTCTTCATTTTTCTGGAGATATATACAAGGATGTTTTGGTCAGCCGAGACTCTTTACTACAGCCCCGTTTGGCATTTTGTTGTAGCCACCTGGGAAACAATAGTTTATAGCCCCATCCTTGATTTAGACAG ATGGGCAATTCCCATTGGTGTCTTGGCTGCTGTTTTGGTTGTGTATTGGAGGTGTTGtgggagaagaaaatatggtTCTCATTGGCTTTTACCATTATACAACAATCCCAAAAATGGTTCACAAAGACCAAGATCAGATTGA
- the LOC101219664 gene encoding atlastin-1 isoform X3, whose translation MESILLFFTLIQRDLKVLESQIIFALATVLSSVLIYNLPETIREADISRLSFAVELAEEFYGRVKGQDVAFEPAKLLWLIQRDFLQGKTVQEMVNEALRHVPNNEGDKNIDLVNQIRDSLAIMGDNSTAFSLPQPHLQRTKLCDMKDGELEPTYVAKREELKELVTSIIRPKIVQGKSLNGKEFVSFLEQILEALNKGEIPSTGSLVEVFNKGILERCLKIYSDRMAKVPLPITEQSLDNAHETHRAEAMRAFDEQHFGRHHARKSVTQLDQEIDKVHSNVILANRYQSSKLCEALYMKCEDEMDHLQALRLPSMAKFNAGFLQCNQSFEEECVGPSKENYEQRMSKMLGKSRSLFIKEYNHRLYNWLVAFSLGMVIVGRFVLKFFLVEIGAWLLFIFLEIYTRMFWSAETLYYSPVWHFVVATWETIVYSPILDLDRWAIPIGVLAAVLVVYWRCCGRRKYGSHWLLPLYNNPKNGSQRPRSD comes from the exons ATGGAGTCAATACTTCTGTTTTTTACCTTGATACAGAGGGATTTGAAAGTGTTGGAAAGTCAAAT AATCTTTGCTTTGGCAACTGTTCTGAGTTCCGTGCTTATCTACAACCTACCTGAGACT ATTCGTGAAGCTGATATTTCTCGATTGTCGTTTGCTGTTGAGCTTGCTGAAGAATTTTATGGGAG AGTGAAG GGACAAGATGTTGCCTTTGAGCCTGCTAAGCTGCTATGGCTTATTCAGCGTGATTTTCTAC AAGGAAAAACTGTTCAAGAAATGGTGAATGAAGCTCTAAGACATGTGCCTAATAACGAAG GAGACAAAAACATTGATCTG GTAAACCAAATTCGAGATTCTTTGGCTATTATGGGAGATAATAGTACAGCCTTCAGTTTACCACAA CCTCATCTCCAAAGAACCAAGCTTTGTGATATGAAAGATGGTGAGCTGGAGCCAACATATGTTGCAAAGAGAGAAGAGTTGAAAGAGCTTGTTACGAGCATTATCCGTCCAAAAATTGTGCAGGGAAAATCTTTGAATGGAAAGgaatttgtatctttcttGGAACAG ATTCTTGAAGCATTGAACAAAGGGGAAATTCCATCTACCGGGTCTCTTGTTGAGGTTTTCAACAAGGGTATTCTTGAGCGATGCTTGAAAATATACAGCGACAGAATGGCAAAGGTGCCTTTACCTATTACAGAGCAATCTCTTGATAATGCCCATGAAACCCATCGAGCAGAGGCAATGCGAGCTTTTGATGAACAACATTTTGGGCGTCACCATGCAAGGAAGTCGGTCACACAACTTGATCAAGAAATAGACAAG GTACATAGTAACGTTATATTGGCAAATCGGTACCAATCCTCAAAGCTCTGTGAGGCACTTTATATGAAGTGTGAAGACGAAATGGACCACCTTCAAGCTCTAAGGCTTCCGTCAATGGCAAAATTCAATGCTGGTTTTCTGCAATGCAATCAAAGTTTTGAGGAAGAGTGTGTTGGACcatcaaaagaaaactatgAGCAACGCATGTCAAAG ATGTTAGGAAAGTCACGATCTCTCTTTATCAAGGAATACAATCACAGGCTTTACAATTGGTTGGTGGCCTTTTCTCTTGGCATGGTGATCGTGGGAAGGTTTGTTTTAAAGTTCTTTCTAGTTGAAATTGGGGCATGGCTGCTCTTCATTTTTCTGGAGATATATACAAGGATGTTTTGGTCAGCCGAGACTCTTTACTACAGCCCCGTTTGGCATTTTGTTGTAGCCACCTGGGAAACAATAGTTTATAGCCCCATCCTTGATTTAGACAG ATGGGCAATTCCCATTGGTGTCTTGGCTGCTGTTTTGGTTGTGTATTGGAGGTGTTGtgggagaagaaaatatggtTCTCATTGGCTTTTACCATTATACAACAATCCCAAAAATGGTTCACAAAGACCAAGATCAGATTGA